The genomic segment ataaataaatttaaaatttaggctGTGGTAAATAATCAGTACTTATCTCCAAAAAACCACTTGCTTCTTTGGTTTTATCCAGCTACACACCCAGTTTGACTAGAGAATTTACCAAAGTTGGGGTTTGCTGTGTGAATGTGAAGGAGGGGCAAGGGGGAGATGAAGACACCGGCTGTGGTGGGAGAGTAGGTCAGGGAACAAGTGAGGGAGCAAATGCTAAAAGACAAATAGATCagaaaaaatggaagaattaCTGGGACCCTGAGAGCAAGTGCCTGGTCACTAGAAGGTAAGAGGGTTGGAAATTAGAAGGATGTGGTCAGAATATTagcaaaaatagaatttaagattTTACAGAGGTGGAACAGTTTTTGGCTGAGGTGAAATCTGAGTAAAAGTTATTAAAACTGTAATTCTACAGTTGTAGAAGTTTTATTtaccaggagtgtccaaccttttggcatctctgggatGTAATGGAAGAAgggctgtcttgggccacacattaaatacacaaacactaacagaaactgatgaggaaaaaaaaaaaaaccattataagcaaatttacaattttgtgttgggctgcattcataccCATCCTGGGCCaaatgtggcccgtgggctgtgagttggacacccctgattctaCCAAAGGGTTTCCAAAGATTTGAGcagtatttccttttccatgtgtATGTTAACCTCTATTTCTCACCAAACTCCCCAAATGTGGCTTTTGGGGTGATATGGAGAAGTGAAGGGGTACTACAGTTTAAGGTGAAAATTAGGGGACTTGTTGCTTTGCAGTGAGATGGACACTCACTTGATCATCTCACCTTCACAGAGTTTCTACGATGCTCTAGACAGGGTGGTGGGTACTGGTGGTTCAGACATAGTAGAAATCAGTTGCTATTCTTAAAGATCTCATTAATAGGGGAAGCAGGGAAAGAGACAAACACTTTCAATCTCTGACCGTTTTGTGTTGGAGACAGGATGTCTGAGAGAAAGTGAAGAACTCCCCCAAACATCCTCTTGGGCTCATTCCCCATCTGTATTCTCCCACCTGCCTGCCATGTTGAGCCTCAATGGCACCCCCTTCCAGCCAGACACACTCCAGCTGACAGACATTCCTGGGATGCAGACAGGCCAAGCCTGGGTTGCCCTGGTTTTCTGCATCTTTTACCTGATCTCCATCATAGGCAACCTCAGCATTCTTGCTCTGGTGGTTCAGGAGCCTTCTCTGCACCAGCCCATGTACTACTTCCTCTCTATGCTCTCCCTAAATGATCTGGGAGTGTCCTTCTCCACACTCCCAACTGTGATTGCCACCTTCTGCTTCAACTACCGCCATGTTGGCTTTGATGCATGTTTGGTTCAGATGTTCTTCATCCACACTTTCTCTTTCATGGAATCAGGCATACTGCTGGCCATGAGCTTTGATCGTTTTGTGGCTATTTGTGACCCGCTACATTATGCCACTGTGCTCACCAACAGCTGCATTTTGGCTATGGGCCTGGGCATCCTTGCCAAGAGCTTCACTACTCTCTTGCCTTTTCCCTTTCTGGTGAAACGACTTCCCTTCTGCAAGGGCAATGTTTTACATCACTCATACTGCCTCCATCCAGATCTCATGAAGGTGGCATGTGGAGACACCCATGTTAATAACATCTATGGGCTCTTTGTGGTCATTTTCACCTATGGCATAGACTCCACTTTCATCCTGCTGTCCTATGCATCGATTCTGAGAGCTGTGCTGGCCATTGCATCCTGGGAACAGAGGCTCAAGGCACTCAACACTTGCATATCACACATTTGCGCAGTGCTGGCTTTCTATGTGCCCATAATTGCTGTCTCCATGATCCACCGCTTCTGGAAAAGTGCCCCACCTGTTGTTCATGTCATGATGTCCAATGTCTACCTGTTCGTACCTCCCATGCTCAACCCCATCATCTACAGTGTGAAGACAAAGGAGATACGCAGAGGGATCCTCAAAGCCTTTTATAAATCCCAG from the Desmodus rotundus isolate HL8 chromosome 5, HLdesRot8A.1, whole genome shotgun sequence genome contains:
- the LOC128781098 gene encoding olfactory receptor 51I1 translates to MLSLNGTPFQPDTLQLTDIPGMQTGQAWVALVFCIFYLISIIGNLSILALVVQEPSLHQPMYYFLSMLSLNDLGVSFSTLPTVIATFCFNYRHVGFDACLVQMFFIHTFSFMESGILLAMSFDRFVAICDPLHYATVLTNSCILAMGLGILAKSFTTLLPFPFLVKRLPFCKGNVLHHSYCLHPDLMKVACGDTHVNNIYGLFVVIFTYGIDSTFILLSYASILRAVLAIASWEQRLKALNTCISHICAVLAFYVPIIAVSMIHRFWKSAPPVVHVMMSNVYLFVPPMLNPIIYSVKTKEIRRGILKAFYKSQS